A single genomic interval of Shewanella psychropiezotolerans harbors:
- a CDS encoding malonate--CoA ligase, translating to MTNILYDALFKPHQGCSDIFLRMTDGEHISYDDFLSTANRFAAVLQDVGVDIGDRIAVMVDKTPQALAIYAASVQIGAVYLPLNTAYTTTELAYFLNDARPAVLLCDESKYAGIIDIADTVGATVMTLNRDGSGSLAELAREQTRQVDIVERADDDLAAMLYTSGTTGRPKGAMLSHANLLSNSKALVDLWQFSATDVLLHALPIFHTHGLFVAMNVTLLAGSSVIFMSAFNVDTMIEQMPNATVLMGVPTFYTRLLNDPRFNQTLTAHMRLFVSGSAPLLTETHELFSERTGHCILERYGMTETNMNISNPYDGERRPGSVGFPLPGIAARICHPDTGAEMAQGDIGGLEIKGPNVFKGYWNMPEKTREEFTDDGYFITGDLATADKDGYFQIVGRSKDLIITGGFNVYPKEVELSLDDVPEILESAVIGIANKDFGEAVVAVVVLNNRANISESEVLTQISNKLARYKQPKRIFFVDELPRNTMGKVQKNKLRETFMD from the coding sequence ATGACAAACATATTATATGACGCGTTATTCAAACCACACCAAGGGTGCAGCGATATTTTTTTGAGAATGACTGACGGCGAACATATAAGCTATGATGATTTCCTGTCGACTGCCAATCGATTTGCTGCGGTCTTGCAGGATGTGGGCGTGGATATTGGTGACCGAATCGCGGTTATGGTTGATAAAACGCCGCAAGCGCTGGCGATTTATGCTGCCAGTGTACAGATTGGCGCCGTCTATTTACCGCTCAATACTGCCTATACCACAACGGAACTAGCGTATTTTCTCAATGATGCACGCCCCGCAGTGTTATTGTGTGACGAAAGTAAATATGCCGGTATCATTGATATTGCCGACACTGTCGGTGCGACCGTGATGACACTTAATCGTGATGGCAGTGGATCACTGGCTGAGCTAGCACGAGAACAAACTCGGCAGGTTGACATCGTTGAGCGTGCTGATGATGATCTCGCCGCAATGCTCTATACCTCGGGTACCACCGGGAGGCCAAAGGGAGCGATGCTGTCACATGCTAATTTGTTATCTAATTCAAAAGCATTGGTTGACCTGTGGCAGTTTAGTGCAACCGATGTATTACTGCATGCGTTGCCAATATTTCATACTCATGGCTTGTTTGTCGCGATGAACGTTACCTTGCTCGCGGGCAGTTCGGTCATATTTATGTCCGCTTTTAATGTTGATACAATGATTGAACAAATGCCCAATGCGACAGTCCTGATGGGGGTGCCGACATTTTATACCCGCCTGTTAAATGACCCACGTTTTAACCAGACATTGACTGCTCACATGCGATTGTTTGTATCAGGCAGCGCGCCTCTGTTGACGGAAACCCATGAGCTGTTTTCCGAGCGTACTGGCCACTGTATTCTGGAACGCTACGGCATGACAGAAACCAATATGAATATCTCTAATCCCTATGATGGTGAAAGACGGCCCGGATCAGTTGGATTCCCACTGCCAGGCATAGCGGCACGTATTTGTCATCCAGATACTGGGGCAGAAATGGCTCAGGGTGACATAGGTGGCTTGGAAATCAAGGGACCTAATGTCTTTAAAGGCTACTGGAATATGCCGGAAAAAACGCGTGAGGAGTTTACTGATGACGGTTATTTTATTACCGGGGATCTAGCTACAGCCGATAAAGATGGTTATTTCCAAATTGTTGGCCGCTCCAAAGATCTGATTATTACCGGTGGTTTTAATGTTTACCCCAAAGAAGTGGAACTCTCTCTGGATGACGTGCCGGAGATCCTCGAATCAGCCGTTATTGGGATCGCGAACAAAGACTTTGGCGAAGCTGTCGTTGCTGTCGTTGTACTCAACAACAGAGCGAATATTTCAGAAAGTGAAGTTCTTACGCAAATTAGCAACAAGCTCGCTCGTTACAAACAACCTAAACGAATATTTTTTGTTGATGAACTCCCCCGTAATACCATGGGAAAAGTGCAAAAAAACAAGTTACGTGAAACCTTTATGGATTAG
- a CDS encoding tyrosine-type recombinase/integrase: MRTGLQFPDRQMTHILRHTFASHFMMKGGNILVLRQILGHSDIKDTMRYAQFARSSGRRHYQKSDS; this comes from the coding sequence ATGCGAACCGGCTTACAGTTCCCTGATAGACAAATGACGCATATCTTACGGCACACGTTTGCCAGCCATTTTATGATGAAGGGTGGCAACATATTAGTGTTAAGACAGATACTCGGACATTCAGATATCAAAGACACCATGCGCTACGCCCAGTTTGCCCGATCATCTGGACGACGCCATTACCAAAAATCCGATAGCTGA
- a CDS encoding phage integrase produces MSTTPFGVDITMSIRNLKNDTNKPWLCECYPHGRGTVNVSVKSLPLEGEAAAFELFTMKKVDDKPWLGEKVDHRRLSELIKKWHDLHGRQLTKPEQRMAKLTMMSHAMGDPVASKICVNDFANYRQMRLDGEVEDAQGNKNKVKPHTVNHEHAYLNTVFTTLKKLGEWTHPNPLEGLEQFKIEDIELAFLYPEEIPLILTECDNAKYKHLKTIVLTCLATGCRWLEAEGLHGSQIAHNRITFIKTKGKRTARYRLPKS; encoded by the coding sequence TTGAGCACCACTCCTTTTGGCGTTGATATCACTATGTCTATCCGTAATCTCAAAAACGACACTAACAAACCGTGGCTATGTGAATGCTACCCCCATGGACGGGGCACGGTAAACGTATCCGTAAAAAGTTTGCCACTAGAAGGTGAGGCTGCCGCGTTTGAGCTATTCACCATGAAGAAAGTTGATGACAAACCCTGGCTAGGTGAAAAGGTCGATCACCGTCGATTGTCAGAATTGATAAAGAAGTGGCATGATCTTCACGGGCGTCAATTGACCAAACCCGAACAGCGCATGGCTAAGTTAACTATGATGAGTCATGCCATGGGCGACCCTGTTGCCAGTAAGATCTGCGTCAATGACTTTGCTAACTATCGCCAAATGCGACTCGATGGGGAAGTGGAAGATGCCCAGGGCAATAAGAATAAAGTGAAGCCGCACACGGTCAATCATGAACATGCCTATTTAAATACTGTCTTCACTACGCTTAAAAAACTCGGTGAATGGACACACCCCAACCCGCTAGAGGGTCTTGAGCAATTTAAAATAGAAGACATCGAGCTGGCGTTCCTCTACCCGGAAGAAATTCCACTTATTTTAACCGAGTGTGACAACGCTAAATATAAACACCTGAAAACCATCGTACTCACTTGTTTAGCCACCGGCTGTCGTTGGTTAGAGGCCGAGGGGCTGCACGGCAGTCAAATTGCACACAATCGGATCACCTTTATTAAAACCAAAGGTAAAAGAACCGCACGGTACCGATTGCCCAAGAGTTAG
- a CDS encoding response regulator: MTKKRIKAKKRILIADDDPISRRVNKDIFTSFGFDVDLVVNGREAIECFKLSLQEHSPYSLICLDMVMPFFDGTYALNEIRLMEANNTDVKTVPIPIAMMTSKKCKRNRNSILSVKNLINAYLLKPLSIDVMDELLIKLNIKPQERRPVYPFLTV; this comes from the coding sequence ATGACAAAAAAGCGAATAAAGGCAAAGAAGCGAATATTGATAGCAGATGATGATCCGATTTCAAGAAGGGTGAATAAGGATATTTTTACCTCGTTTGGGTTTGACGTTGATTTGGTGGTCAATGGCCGCGAAGCGATAGAATGTTTTAAGTTATCTTTACAAGAACATTCCCCCTATTCCCTTATCTGTCTGGATATGGTGATGCCATTTTTCGACGGTACCTATGCTTTGAATGAAATTAGACTCATGGAGGCCAATAATACTGACGTGAAAACTGTACCCATTCCCATTGCGATGATGACGTCTAAAAAATGCAAAAGAAATAGAAACAGTATATTGAGTGTGAAAAACTTAATAAATGCTTATTTACTAAAGCCATTATCCATAGATGTCATGGATGAATTACTGATAAAGCTGAATATTAAGCCTCAGGAACGCAGACCCGTCTATCCATTCCTTACTGTCTAG
- a CDS encoding type II secretion system protein, translated as MQRKTRKNFHGHKKARGLALLEILIAIGILGLIAAGVATLASRTFEKQDLKDIQTDMTDVSIALQQVYSRAAQYVDTSSLSVQEFADSKAIDPSVAINPLTNSAYLFSVAKVRATDTLDTGFVLGIDNANQTACNALITGPLLDDADYITVMDTGGSIADQTFDVAGTIDIKNTTDGINQDIYDPTIVLTLCPSATDQNLIVIGYK; from the coding sequence ATGCAACGTAAAACACGTAAAAACTTTCACGGTCACAAAAAAGCACGCGGATTGGCATTACTCGAGATATTAATCGCCATTGGTATCTTAGGATTAATAGCAGCGGGTGTTGCCACCTTAGCTTCTAGAACTTTTGAAAAGCAAGATCTTAAAGATATTCAAACGGATATGACTGATGTTTCTATTGCGCTTCAACAAGTCTATAGCCGCGCTGCACAATATGTTGATACTTCGTCTCTGTCCGTTCAAGAATTTGCAGACTCAAAAGCAATTGATCCAAGTGTAGCAATTAACCCACTGACAAATTCGGCTTATCTCTTTAGTGTGGCTAAGGTCCGTGCTACCGATACCTTAGATACTGGTTTTGTACTTGGGATTGATAATGCAAATCAAACCGCATGTAATGCGTTGATAACAGGACCACTGCTTGATGATGCAGATTACATTACGGTTATGGATACTGGTGGGTCTATTGCGGATCAAACTTTTGATGTCGCTGGTACTATTGACATTAAAAATACAACTGATGGCATTAACCAAGATATATACGACCCTACAATTGTGCTTACATTATGTCCTAGTGCGACTGACCAAAATCTTATCGTGATCGGTTATAAATAA
- a CDS encoding type IV pilus modification PilV family protein, whose protein sequence is MKKQHGMALLEVLIAVSILGVITVGVMQLQSRQMKSQFKTLAAAKVAKIYQLSTQVMFDPLVKRKDSTDDISSWKINDTIKGLKDSITTGVEYIYLDVKTSSNQIVANFFNGAEYGTSNDSCDPSLGVDNERVNCSAGLRDTVILGTIYRVRGIKVNGAEQSFFSINHIDNSNISDVKPTVITIFIDGLHGQEGLKDIYDVAEAVSEQVSQIDDMENSAYADIHIADFSGAVTTYDTGINAHEALLDDRLMMITGDMGLAIVFELDGTQALRSDGMVAMQESRSLCWNVTVGAAENDVICQSAISSIANIDNGLDGNLEPSRFLQTDGNLLYQTADQVSPDKVYRTPVEVVVDAFDASGNDIIIAKPVCPTIQGNELLPHLSVISSSFSGSHFGDFPEVDASDYGDNSISSADEPAELVSGVLFRWEDIDGLSWSLTGIVGSPNDVNGDDGKNPESLQIVALRWCEVEKS, encoded by the coding sequence ATGAAAAAGCAACATGGCATGGCGCTATTAGAAGTCTTGATCGCTGTTTCTATTCTTGGTGTTATTACTGTGGGGGTTATGCAACTTCAAAGTAGACAGATGAAGAGTCAGTTTAAAACTTTAGCAGCAGCAAAAGTGGCTAAAATCTATCAACTCAGTACTCAGGTCATGTTTGATCCCTTAGTAAAACGAAAAGATTCAACCGATGATATTTCATCTTGGAAAATCAATGACACTATTAAAGGATTAAAAGATAGCATTACGACTGGAGTTGAATATATCTATCTTGATGTGAAAACATCAAGTAACCAAATAGTCGCCAATTTTTTTAATGGGGCTGAATATGGTACCAGTAATGATAGTTGTGACCCCTCTTTAGGGGTGGATAATGAGCGTGTTAACTGTTCAGCTGGATTGAGAGACACCGTTATCTTGGGCACGATTTACAGGGTTAGGGGCATAAAAGTTAATGGTGCAGAGCAATCATTTTTTTCGATAAATCATATTGATAACTCAAATATTAGTGATGTTAAGCCCACAGTTATCACCATATTTATTGATGGTCTTCATGGACAAGAGGGTCTTAAGGATATTTATGATGTAGCAGAAGCGGTGAGTGAGCAAGTGTCACAAATCGATGACATGGAGAACAGCGCCTATGCGGATATCCATATTGCAGATTTCAGTGGGGCGGTGACGACTTATGATACAGGGATTAATGCCCATGAAGCCCTGTTAGATGACAGGTTAATGATGATAACTGGAGACATGGGGCTTGCCATTGTTTTTGAGCTAGATGGCACCCAAGCGTTAAGAAGTGATGGCATGGTGGCGATGCAAGAAAGTCGCTCGCTGTGCTGGAATGTCACCGTTGGTGCTGCCGAGAATGATGTTATTTGTCAATCGGCCATTTCATCAATAGCTAATATTGATAATGGCCTCGATGGTAACCTGGAGCCATCAAGGTTTTTACAAACCGACGGTAACTTACTGTACCAGACAGCGGATCAAGTGTCGCCGGATAAGGTTTATCGCACCCCGGTAGAAGTGGTCGTGGATGCTTTCGATGCCTCTGGTAACGATATTATAATTGCCAAACCCGTGTGCCCGACAATCCAAGGAAATGAGTTACTGCCCCATCTGTCTGTGATCAGCAGTTCTTTTTCGGGCAGTCATTTTGGTGACTTCCCTGAAGTGGATGCTTCTGACTATGGGGATAATAGTATCTCTAGTGCTGATGAACCTGCAGAGTTGGTGTCGGGAGTATTATTTAGATGGGAGGATATAGACGGACTATCTTGGTCGCTGACGGGCATTGTCGGCTCTCCAAATGATGTAAACGGTGATGATGGAAAAAATCCAGAATCATTACAAATAGTGGCATTACGTTGGTGTGAAGTTGAAAAATCATGA
- a CDS encoding ATPase, T2SS/T4P/T4SS family codes for MKNIITAEFDDISLEKSHIVPGKKGLMICWLTSHNDYFLVDDSDGKQAVFDYLILDNFNNEFGALPKFNAVAIISNTDFYKIFTALDTSSDNESKQSTDIVDSIDALFESAIITGASDIHFVRNDQVAVISLRVNGSLTKMKTISSESCDEMMFVSYNILATTKESTWNRNIPQDANILRDLPSGSYRFRYAHMPIFGRLGGAIIRY; via the coding sequence ATGAAAAATATAATTACTGCTGAGTTCGATGATATCAGTCTTGAGAAGAGCCACATTGTACCGGGTAAAAAAGGGTTAATGATCTGTTGGTTAACCAGTCACAATGATTACTTTTTGGTTGACGATAGTGATGGAAAACAAGCTGTCTTTGATTACTTGATATTGGATAATTTTAATAATGAATTTGGTGCTTTACCTAAATTTAATGCCGTTGCGATTATCTCTAATACTGATTTTTACAAAATATTTACCGCTCTGGATACTAGCTCAGATAATGAGTCGAAACAAAGCACGGATATCGTAGATTCTATTGATGCCTTGTTTGAAAGTGCCATCATTACTGGGGCCAGTGATATTCATTTTGTCAGAAATGATCAAGTTGCAGTGATATCTCTTAGGGTTAATGGCTCATTGACAAAAATGAAGACCATATCCTCAGAAAGTTGCGATGAGATGATGTTTGTCTCTTACAATATCCTCGCCACCACAAAGGAGTCCACATGGAATAGAAATATTCCTCAGGATGCCAATATATTGCGGGATTTGCCTTCTGGCTCCTATCGGTTTAGGTACGCTCATATGCCAATATTTGGCAGATTGGGGGGTGCTATCATACGGTATTGA
- a CDS encoding GspE family protein, with product MRIIKAETGEIFDVVEDKDPLEILQLSADEQLDLQTMMQCPHGLLLITGVTGSGKSTTIKNILEWMYTKKYGTNACFVTVEDPVEYRIMGAVQSSVVRLKSDVNPFLPALKSAMRRDPDVLMIGETRDEQTATALTGAIESGHYAVTTVHAGSVTTAIQRLESLGVKKDRLASPGFLAGIVTQTLIPTLCEHCKIYCATDNFENQLFTKHNPGCENCKYSGTSGRKPVFEMLLPDLNILQEIAAGNPTKVYKYWRDKHNEQQKFNQGYLMKEKIFVLVMKGIVDYQWFINFYGAIDETTMREIYEKTINQ from the coding sequence TTGAGGATAATTAAGGCGGAAACCGGCGAGATATTTGATGTTGTTGAAGACAAAGACCCGTTAGAAATACTGCAGCTCAGCGCTGATGAGCAACTGGATTTACAAACTATGATGCAATGCCCCCATGGCCTTTTGTTAATCACAGGTGTCACAGGATCCGGTAAATCAACCACAATTAAAAATATACTGGAGTGGATGTATACCAAAAAGTACGGAACTAATGCCTGTTTCGTGACGGTAGAAGATCCGGTGGAATATCGGATCATGGGGGCAGTACAAAGCTCTGTCGTCCGGCTTAAATCGGATGTGAATCCTTTTTTACCGGCATTGAAATCGGCCATGAGGCGAGACCCCGATGTGTTAATGATAGGTGAGACCCGTGATGAGCAAACTGCGACCGCGCTAACTGGGGCAATTGAAAGTGGCCATTATGCGGTGACGACAGTACATGCGGGATCTGTGACTACAGCCATTCAACGATTAGAAAGCTTAGGGGTCAAAAAAGACCGTTTAGCTTCGCCCGGATTTCTCGCGGGGATCGTCACCCAAACACTAATCCCGACACTATGTGAACATTGTAAAATATATTGCGCGACGGATAACTTTGAAAATCAACTTTTTACCAAGCATAACCCTGGTTGTGAAAACTGTAAGTATTCGGGAACATCAGGGAGAAAGCCAGTATTTGAAATGTTGCTGCCGGATCTCAATATTTTACAGGAAATCGCAGCGGGTAATCCGACAAAGGTCTATAAATATTGGCGTGATAAACATAATGAACAGCAGAAATTCAATCAAGGCTATCTGATGAAAGAGAAGATATTTGTTTTGGTTATGAAAGGGATAGTCGACTACCAATGGTTCATCAATTTTTACGGTGCAATAGACGAAACAACTATGAGAGAGATATATGAGAAAACTATCAACCAGTGA
- a CDS encoding type II secretion system F family protein, whose product MRKLSTSDRIQLYKMLADLMKDGLPLFESLGLIQKEGTGIYKASFLKKVKLITEQLQQSSSISAAFSGIIPDGEQSVLASSELAGDLAEGFESVIITVQVKKQINAKLASALTVPAILIFACILVIIMYSKMIFPSFEAVIPLDQWPDLSFFMYSSGLWLVKSGLIILSAIFIVLFVIISKSMTSLTGNFRNKVLDKLQPYKTYKKLQSSQFLMDISILIKSGVPIADAIEKKAEMSTGWVKYHYDLMYRNLSIGRSYKEALNTGFFSKEDIFVISIYSSLNGFVEMLTQISNKSNESTIKSIEKLAGLLNLLSLIFFACVVLAIFGSTFMLSGSIAGAR is encoded by the coding sequence ATGAGAAAACTATCAACCAGTGACCGTATACAGCTGTATAAAATGTTAGCTGACTTAATGAAAGATGGCTTGCCTTTATTTGAGTCATTAGGTCTCATACAAAAAGAAGGAACTGGAATATATAAAGCGTCATTTTTAAAAAAAGTCAAATTGATTACAGAGCAACTGCAGCAGTCTTCATCCATTTCTGCTGCGTTTTCAGGTATTATTCCCGATGGAGAACAATCGGTGTTAGCCTCATCGGAGCTCGCGGGCGACCTGGCTGAAGGCTTTGAATCTGTGATTATTACTGTTCAGGTTAAAAAACAAATAAATGCAAAATTAGCCAGTGCGCTAACGGTCCCAGCCATATTAATCTTTGCCTGTATTTTAGTTATTATCATGTATAGCAAAATGATTTTTCCGTCCTTTGAAGCGGTTATACCATTAGATCAATGGCCTGATCTGTCTTTTTTCATGTATAGCTCGGGACTATGGTTGGTGAAATCAGGCTTGATTATTTTATCTGCTATATTTATTGTTTTATTTGTTATTATTTCTAAGTCAATGACTTCGTTAACCGGTAATTTTAGGAATAAAGTGCTTGATAAACTTCAGCCTTACAAGACATATAAGAAACTGCAGTCGTCCCAGTTTTTGATGGATATCTCTATCTTGATCAAGTCAGGTGTTCCTATTGCAGATGCGATTGAAAAAAAGGCTGAGATGTCCACCGGTTGGGTAAAATATCATTATGATTTGATGTATCGAAACCTGTCGATAGGACGTTCCTATAAGGAAGCACTTAACACGGGATTTTTTTCCAAAGAGGACATTTTTGTCATCAGTATATACAGCTCCCTGAATGGGTTCGTGGAAATGTTAACTCAAATCTCGAATAAATCTAACGAATCCACCATTAAAAGTATTGAAAAATTAGCTGGATTACTGAATCTATTATCATTAATCTTCTTTGCTTGTGTTGTATTAGCGATATTTGGCTCAACCTTTATGTTGAGTGGTTCAATTGCGGGTGCACGGTAA
- a CDS encoding prepilin peptidase translates to MVCSCIISFLQLCFYRMKSGFSLVDILFKPSHCEHCQSKINAIFLIPIYGFLISEGSCQYCNESISLKYFIAEVLVFVMAFFYVLNSLYSIS, encoded by the coding sequence ATGGTTTGTAGCTGTATTATTAGTTTTTTACAACTTTGTTTTTATAGAATGAAGTCTGGATTTAGCTTGGTTGATATACTTTTTAAACCTTCACATTGTGAACATTGTCAGAGTAAAATAAATGCTATTTTTCTCATTCCTATTTATGGTTTTTTAATCTCAGAAGGATCATGTCAATATTGTAACGAGTCTATTTCGCTAAAGTATTTCATTGCTGAGGTATTAGTTTTTGTTATGGCTTTTTTTTATGTTTTAAATTCATTATATTCCATTTCATGA
- a CDS encoding ATPase, T2SS/T4P/T4SS family, producing MKNINEIILLSIKSKYSDIHLSTKEKIHVRKKGSIFEISDFTVNDDLIIEFIRETCQETGFNFTKDINYAYRFNEDTMLRINFFRHNFGLGLVIRILNQSIIDLGCYDNGEVLKRISDHKKGLILLAGSTNSGKSTTLSSMVDYIKKKKHSYSDY from the coding sequence ATGAAAAATATTAATGAAATAATATTATTAAGTATAAAGAGTAAATATTCTGACATTCATTTATCCACTAAAGAAAAAATACATGTCCGAAAAAAAGGTTCAATTTTTGAAATTTCAGACTTTACGGTAAATGATGATTTAATTATTGAGTTTATACGTGAAACCTGTCAGGAAACAGGTTTTAATTTTACGAAAGATATTAACTATGCTTACAGATTTAATGAAGACACCATGTTGAGAATTAACTTTTTTAGGCATAATTTTGGGTTGGGACTAGTCATTAGGATTTTAAATCAAAGTATTATTGATTTAGGATGTTATGATAATGGTGAAGTTTTAAAAAGAATATCCGATCATAAAAAAGGATTGATTTTATTAGCTGGAAGTACAAATAGTGGTAAATCAACAACTTTATCATCGATGGTTGATTATATAAAAAAGAAAAAACATTCATATTCTGACTATTGA
- a CDS encoding ATPase, T2SS/T4P/T4SS family, translating to MFKREKSIINQREVGIHVASFEDAIYSALREDVDVIVVGEIRNRETLRASLLAAETGHLVIATIHTYSSLKTIDRIINFFSGDEQPLVRDILSETLTSIISQELTLDKNGNIIPIQEIIINNKAVSNLIRTNKSLQIPSIIQLDNSLGMITRKDHIKRLIKKGILPSSYN from the coding sequence GTGTTTAAAAGAGAAAAATCAATTATCAATCAAAGGGAAGTTGGCATCCATGTTGCCTCATTTGAAGATGCTATTTATTCCGCTCTTAGGGAAGATGTTGATGTTATCGTTGTAGGGGAAATAAGAAATAGAGAAACATTAAGAGCATCATTATTAGCGGCAGAGACCGGACACTTAGTGATTGCTACTATACATACATATTCTTCCTTAAAAACAATTGATAGAATTATTAATTTTTTCTCAGGAGATGAGCAGCCTTTAGTGAGAGACATTTTATCTGAAACGCTCACATCCATAATATCACAGGAATTAACGTTAGATAAAAATGGAAACATTATTCCAATTCAAGAAATTATTATAAATAACAAGGCAGTTTCTAACTTAATTAGAACGAATAAATCATTGCAAATACCTTCAATCATACAATTGGATAATTCTTTAGGCATGATCACCAGAAAAGATCATATTAAGAGATTAATAAAGAAGGGTATTTTACCCTCTTCTTACAATTGA
- a CDS encoding Tn3 family transposase, translating to MINTSAYFVNFATEPTIPCGQEDQLGALGLILNMIVYWNALYIEETVRQLNIEGFEVSDADIDKVFTFTF from the coding sequence ATCATCAACACTTCAGCTTACTTCGTCAACTTTGCGACAGAACCAACAATACCCTGTGGTCAGGAAGATCAACTGGGGGCTCTTGGCTTAATACTGAACATGATCGTCTACTGGAATGCGCTTTATATTGAGGAGACGGTTAGGCAATTAAACATTGAAGGTTTTGAGGTAAGTGACGCAGACATAGACAAGGTATTTACCTTTACTTTCTAG
- a CDS encoding contractile injection system protein, VgrG/Pvc8 family — protein sequence MALCYPSCPVSVKLADKTNHTVTRVESEQSISSSCLFTLSIIADNEINIKVLGKPLEVTYVQTIDTQLYQGIASSIELVKFDQHYYYTICACDPLSLLVYRHNRKIFQNMTTKAILQELFDNSGSENTSVSLLLLMG from the coding sequence TTGGCATTATGTTATCCATCTTGCCCAGTTAGCGTTAAACTGGCGGATAAAACAAACCATACAGTGACAAGAGTTGAATCTGAACAATCGATTTCTTCCAGTTGTTTATTTACTCTTTCCATTATAGCTGATAACGAAATAAACATTAAAGTATTAGGTAAACCGCTTGAAGTAACATATGTGCAAACCATTGATACACAGCTTTATCAAGGGATCGCTTCTAGTATTGAGCTCGTAAAATTTGATCAGCATTATTACTATACGATCTGTGCTTGTGATCCCCTTTCATTATTGGTTTATCGTCATAATCGTAAAATTTTTCAGAACATGACAACAAAAGCAATATTACAAGAACTCTTTGACAATTCTGGTTCGGAAAATACTTCAGTTTCTCTACTGCTGTTAATGGGATGA